The genomic DNA TCATATCAACAGCAAACTGGGGGTGGAGCGCAGAACTCAGGCGGTGGCGCGTGCGCAGGAGATGGGGTTGCTGGGCTAGGAATGAAACGATCTGTGCCAAAATCACCGGATCACACATGACCGAGCCCGCCCTGATGTCTCTGCCTCCCGCCTTGATCCGCGAAACCTTCCCCGTCGGCCCGTTGCAGTGCAACTGCACCATCATCGGCGACCCGATCACCAAAAAAGCCATTGTGGTCGATCCGGGTGGCAATCACGAGTTGATCCTGGCGCGCCTCGATGCGCTCGGTCTCCATGTGGTCAGCATCATTCATACCCATGCCCATCTGGATCACTTCCTGGCTTCCGGCCAGTTGAAGGAGAAGACCGGCGCGACGTTGCACCTGCACAAAGAGGATCAATTCCTCTGGGATAACCTGGAAATGCAATGCCAAATGTTTCGGGTGCCCTACACGCCTGTGCCGTCACCGGACCGTTGGCTGGAGGATGAGGAAGAGCTCGCCTGCGGTTGCGGCGTGGCCTTGCATACGCCGGGGCACACGCCGGGCTCGATGAGTTTCTGGTTCGCCGATGCCAAGCTGCTGATCGCCGGAGACACCTTGTTTCGACGCGGTGTCGGGCGCACGGATTTGTGGGGCGGGGACCAGGCCACGATCGTGCGTTCGATCAAGCAGCGCCTGTACACGCTGGATGAGGGCGCTACCGTGGTGGCCGGTCATGGTCCGGATACCCGGCTGGGCGATGAAATGCGTGAGAACCCGTTTGTGCGGGCGTAGCGGGTCGGGAAGGGAATATTTCGTGGGGCGGGGCTGTTCTACAGGGAGAATCGTTGTGGCAAAAACGCAGGTCGCGTTCAGCCTGCGTCTGCTACGGTTTCCTTAGCGGCGGATAGCGGCCACGGAATTTTTACCGTTTGTCGCGTTCCAAACTCGGCACAGGTCCATTGCCAATGTCCTTTGCACCACAGAATGCAAAAGTAGGAGCTCCCTTCATGTTCACTCCGCGTCGTCTTCTTGTTGTCGCCACCGCCGTAGCCCTGTTGTCCGGCTGCGCTTCTCCCAATCCTTATGACGGCAGCCAGGGGCAGGCAAATAATGGTTCGCAGGGCGGAATCAGCAAAACCGCCAAATACGGTGGCCTTGGTGCGCTGGCCGGTGCGTTGGCCGGTGCCGCCATCGACCACAACAACCGTGGCAAGGGCGCACTGATTGGCGGCGCCATCGCCGGCCTCGGCGCCGCAGGTTATGGCTACTACGCCGACCAGCAGGAAAAGAAACTGCGTGAAAGCATGGCCAACACCGGGGTTGAAGTGCAGCGCCAGGGCGATCAGATCAAGCTGATCATGCCGGGCAACATCACCTTCGCCACCAACTCCGACGCGATCGCCAGCAGCTTCTACCAGCCGCTGAATAACCTCGCCAACTCCCTCAAGCAGTTCAATCAGAACACCATCCAGATCGT from Pseudomonas tolaasii NCPPB 2192 includes the following:
- a CDS encoding MBL fold metallo-hydrolase, with product MSLPPALIRETFPVGPLQCNCTIIGDPITKKAIVVDPGGNHELILARLDALGLHVVSIIHTHAHLDHFLASGQLKEKTGATLHLHKEDQFLWDNLEMQCQMFRVPYTPVPSPDRWLEDEEELACGCGVALHTPGHTPGSMSFWFADAKLLIAGDTLFRRGVGRTDLWGGDQATIVRSIKQRLYTLDEGATVVAGHGPDTRLGDEMRENPFVRA
- a CDS encoding OmpA family protein, with product MFTPRRLLVVATAVALLSGCASPNPYDGSQGQANNGSQGGISKTAKYGGLGALAGALAGAAIDHNNRGKGALIGGAIAGLGAAGYGYYADQQEKKLRESMANTGVEVQRQGDQIKLIMPGNITFATNSDAIASSFYQPLNNLANSLKQFNQNTIQIVGYTDSTGSRQLNMDLSQRRAQSVANYLTSQGVSPTNLSARGAGPDNPIASNADVNGRAQNRRVEVNLGPIPGQQYGQPGAQQQQAPQQNNQFQGNPYQQYQ